The Cynocephalus volans isolate mCynVol1 chromosome 1, mCynVol1.pri, whole genome shotgun sequence region tggtggctggccggtatggggatctgaatccatgaccttggtgttataggctgcactctaaccaactgagctaaccagatgAAGATTAGGTTTAGACATAGGTAACAAAATCAAAATTAGTAGTGCCTTTCCTGTGTCCTTGAGAACCGGGATTctgtgtgaaaaaaataaatgaggttaAGTAAAAATTGTGTGgtccatgttataacaccaatagCAAGGGGTCATACTGGCCAGCAACACCCCCTCCCCGCCGCAAAAAAAATTGTGGTCCTGAATTTTATTTAAGATGTAAGTATAACTTGTGATATATTTCCCCCACTGTTGGGGGATTCTATGGCATCAACTCattattctaagtaaaaaaagaggggaaagaaTTGAGCCTGTATCccgcctttctttttttttttttttgtcgttttttcgtgaccggcactcagtcagtgagtgcactggtcagtcctatataggatccgaacccgcggcgggagcgtcgccgtgctgccagcgcagcactctaccaagtgcgccacgggctcggccctctgtaTCCCGCCTTTCTTAAGCTATACCACCGGTAGTCAAAGAGATGAGgggagtttctttttattttttttaacttaaaaaacaaatcatgGATTCACAGGTAGTTGCAAAATATAGTACAGAAAGGTCCCATGTaccccttcacccagtttcccctagtGGTGACACCTTGCACAACTATAGAATGATATCACAACCAGGAGACTGACATTGGTACAATCTATAGACTTTGTTCAGATTTcacgttttttgttttttttttaaatgcaaacatgggccggcccatggctcacttgggagagtgcggtgctgatgacaccaaggccacgggttcggatcctatatagggatagccaaaacaatattgaaaaagtcaagaacaaagctggaggtctTGCACTTTCTGACATCCAAacattacaaagctacaataatcaaaatggTGTGGTACTTACATTAAGACatatagaccagtggaatagagagcccagaaataaacgcttaatatatggtcaaatgattatcgaggacaagggtgccaagatcattcaatggggaaaggacagtctcttcagcaaatggtaatggagaaaatggatatccacacacaaaagaacaaagactTCCTGTCttataccacatacaaaaattaactcaaggatctttttttcttggtgttggcctgtatagggatccgaacctgtaacCTTTGTGTTaccagaaccacactctcccaagtgagctaaccggccagcccacaaaaattaacttgaaatggattaaagtcctaaatgtaaaacctaaaacaataaaactccttgaaggaAACATAGGGAAGAAAAAGCTTCATGACGTTGGATTTGGCAATGGCTGCTTAGATattacaccaaaagcacaggcaacaaaagcaaaaaatagacaaatgggactatatcaaacttaaaaacttcatgcatcaaaagaaacaacagagtgaaatggcaacctaaagaatggaagaaagtatttgcaaatcatatatctgataaggaattaatatccagaatatacaaagagagCTGGCTGATTAGCACAACTGGTCAGAGCACGgagttacaacaccaaggtcaagggttcagatcctgtacccgccagctgccaaaaaaattaattaattaaaaaatagactaaggacttgaatagatatttttccaaataaaatatacaaatgaccaacaagcacatgaaaagatgctcaacatcactaatcattagagaaatgcaaatcaaaaccacaagacatcacctcacatccattaggaGGACCGCTataaagacagacaaacaaaaaacaaaacaaaactacccaGAACACAAGTGTTAGCAAAGATGTGGCGAAACTGGAACCCCTGTGcactgtaaaatgatgcagctgctatggaaaacagtatggaggcctctcaaaaaattaaaaatagcattaccatatgatccagcagttccacttcaaCCTCTCCTGGGAAACTGGGCTGGGAAATGCAGTCTTTATTCTGGATGGCCATAGATTTAAAATTCAGGGTTTCCATTACCAAGGGAGAAGGGTTGAATGGAGATCAGGGTTCAATCTATGTGTCTGCTGTGGCTCCCATTCCTCCGAGATTGGTCATCAGGCATGTGGGGTAATCAGCTACCAACTGGTGCTTGGAACTGGCACCAGAGCTATTGCTGTACAGCTGGTGGGCCTGATGTTTAAATATGCTTGTCATTTGCATATACAAATTAAGCAATCTGCTCTGAAGTCACTGCTCTCATTCGGATGTGGGAGCAAATGTCTGGCTTCCTTTGCACTCTCAGGCTGGGTGTTCATCTCTAGCAAGCTGCTGTTCCTGACAGCCAGGATGGCGGTGCCATTGGCTACACTGTAGTTAAATGCAATCCCAGCACCTGGGCCTTGGTCTGGATGCACGAAATGGGGAAACCTGTTCAGCCAGTGTATGAAATGGAGAAATCTGTTCAGTCTCTTTCCAGACAGCTGAGCTGCCTCGTGGGGCCAACACAGCACAGTGGTCAGCAGGGTGGGCAGAGGCCCTGCTGGTGCTTAAAACCAAGATTGCCCAAACTAAAGCTGCTCTTCTACTACCCTCAAGATTTCTGCCATACATTTTGCTTTTAAGCTAACTCTCATTTGTAAAACTACTTGGTATTGGTCCATTTTCTGTCGTTTATAACAGAAATCTgtaactgtgtaatttataagaaaatgaaatttatttcttagttttggaggctgggaagtccaaggtcgatggaacacatctggtgagggccttcttgatgAGGACTCTCAGCAGAGCCCCGAGGCAGCCCAGGACGTCAAATGGCAAGAGGGCAGCAAGAGCATGTTAACATGCTCACTGGCTCTCCTGATAAAGCCACCGGTGCCACTCCACAATCAGCAATCATGTATTGACCCATTAATCCAtcaatccatgaatggatgagtccattcacgagggcatgGCTCTCAGGATCCAATCctctcccaaagaccccacctttcaaataccatagttggatttcccatcATCTTGATActcacaatggggatcaagtttcaagATGAGCTTTgaagacattcaaaccacagcacacattaaattgatttttttttttttttgtggctggccaatacagaaATTGAgtcccagaccttggtgttatcaacaccacactccaacTGAGCTTAATGGCCAGCCCTTAAATTGATTCTTAAAAGAAATCTACTATCACTGCTGTAAATGGAAAAGTAGCATGGCCTGCCCTAGATAGAAGGTAACTAGTTAAGACCCTGTTAAAGGCTGTGAGCTTGACACCTGTTTTGTTAAAGACAAGGTAACACGAAACTGACCTCCTCAAGACAGTTAaatggatgggaagaattaaaaatggaattaacttTTTATAACATCCTTCAATGTTATTTAACGCCTCTCAGACACCATCACCAACCATTTTTCCTGGAATACGCATTCCAACCCTTGGGAAACATGGCTGAACTCTATACCTCAGCTGCACATTCTTGCACAGATGGAGATCATAacagtacctatctcatagaatGATGGAAActattaaatgaaatcatgcatgTAAAGTCTCAATGTATAAACTGCCTGGCACGTAGCACAGCACTCAACTGATGGCTATTACTTGTCAGTTTCATGGGGGAGAAAATTTGAGTCCTGTCACTAAAGAACTAAATAtgacttgaggaaaaaaaaaaaaaaaaccaccaccaccaccaagcaACCCAAACTTCAAAGAAGCAGGGAAAGGGTACATAAAACCTGAAACACTTCATTTAACAATACAATGGAAgacattttattatgtttttattcatctCTCAACATTTCAACTCTCGGTAGAAATCAAATGCAAaacatctgcatttttaaattagtACATGTTTAAGTATCTCAATCACAGCAACCTCATACAATAACATACACACCAAGGAGCATGGTCACAGAATTTCCTATTCCAGTCTACGAGCGCAGTATTTCCGTGATGATCACTGGACTTTTTCCTCCTAGGATGAGTTAGTCAATCCTGTCTTTGTCCACTGTGTAAGTTACGTGGCATCACGGTTGGTTAAAAGAGTTAAGTTACTGTAATGATGGAACCATCTGgaaatggaaaacaagaaaactagaGCTCTCAGGAGTGGGCCAGGCATTGCCAGTTCGGAAATGTGAAAAAGAAGAACATCACAGATGGATGCCTGGATAGGCTGGTATTAATAATAAAGTTGGTTGAAATTCAGCTTTATATACACATTGTATATCTACATGTGATCTACCAGACAGATTTAAAAAAAGCCATAGAAGATTTGGAAAACCTTAAAATCACTTGATTTAGTTGGAAGAACATCAGCAGATTCACAGTGGCTTCAGGATTCAGTGAGATTTTAACTTGCTCAAGAGCTGAATACCTTTCTCCTGGAAAAACCCACTGCGTGTAAACCCCTTAACACTGTGTACATCACAAATACTTATGGCTAAAATATATTAGTTCACAAGGAAGCAGTTTTGTTTTCGAACTCTTGCCCCACTCCTGCTCTGTGTCCCCAAAAGGAAAATCCAGGGGTCGGTAATTCACATGAGGAGTTGAAGGGGCCTTCAGGTTTGGAAGTGCTTAGGCTCTGCTGAGCATCTGCTGTCTCACTGATGGGCGCATGCCGACTCGTGTCCGCTTTTAGTGCAAAAAGATCGCAAATGTTGTTGTAGATGAGTCCTGGAAACTGGTGAGAAGAGGACTGAGATGGAGAGATGGTGGGAATCCCAAATGATTTTCCCTCTGAAACGAGACTTAAGAAATGGAGTGCAAGCACACTCAGCAAGCGCCAAAGACCAGGGCTGCAGATCCAAAGGGTGAGGTCCCTGAATCGTCACTAGGTTATTACAGTCTGCAGGCGCACAGAGCTCGACGCCCACACTAACCCCCTAAGTGCACACTGGAGGTAGGTGTATATTTATTGTAGGGAAGACAGTGGCTCTTTGCCAACTCAAGAAAAAGGGACATCATCTCTGTTCCTCCTCTGCCCCGAACTCTCCACTTTACCCTTGGGCTGTAGTAAGTGAAGGATACAACGCGAAAGGGTGTGAGCCCCTCCTGTGGAAGACTAAAGAACGCAGAGCATTTTTCTAAACAGctacatatttaactttttaaccACTTTGAAACACACGACaagttgaatatttatttaaaaataaatctcaagaATATCTATTTATGGTACAGTAAGAGGGCATGTGCAAACAACAGAGAGGGAAAACTCCTGCTGGGGAAAGTGCACACTGCAGTGTGTTGGAGCAAAGTTCACAAACGCCATGGGCTGACTGAGCTGTAGTGGCAACAAGATGACATTCAGCTAATACTGGACTTGGTTCACCTCTGACACTGGAGAGGCGGGAAAGGTAGGGAGCAGGGAGTCCAGCTGGGGATCCTTGTATTTGGGAAGGGGGCAGCCAAGGGATGAGCCATTAGGAGAGGCCAGGTGTGGCAGGAGGGCTCATTTCACAAGCCAACAGGCCTCTAGCTCGCCGCAGCAGGTGCGCATGTGGAGGTGACCTGACGGGCCCTTCCCAGTCCAAGTTGGCTTCACAGAAGGGGTAGGCATGGTGAGAATCCCAGAGATAGAAAtcctctttaaaggaaaaaacaaccaaaaaaaccaaaaaccaactACCAACTGAACAGGGAGTGGAGAGATTAGCAAAAATGAATCTGAACGGAAGTGCCACCCTCTCCCTTGTCAGACGACAAAGCAGCCATCAGTTGAAATATCTGAGTTCCTTAGTGAACTCCCATGTGGGTGCAGCCAGCCCACAATACCCCCAACCTACGTGGTCAAGTGCAGGACTCTGCTTCTGAGATCAACGCATTAAAACTTCTTCACCATGAAACCAGAAAGGTCAGTGGTGTAGCCCTTGTAGTGGGAAGGTGCAAGGTCGAGTCTATCTATACACGAGATGGGAGAACTGGGTGGACTTGTAGTTCAGCTGATTGTTGGGCATAAACTTGTGCAGCTCACTCTTTTTGCAGCAGGGGTCATAATGGTAGGCGCTGAGGCAGGTGTCGCAGGAAACTTTTGAACACTGGGTACAGGTGTTGGTGGCACCTGGGCGGTTGCAGAAGCCACAgcgggaggtgactgtgctggaGGATTTGGGTTTTGAGTGGAGGTGCGTCAGCCGGTCGAGGCCCTGAGTCTGGCCTGGGTACTTCTCCCGCAGAGATGCCCCATGGGCCAGGCTGTCGTGAGCAGAGGCCTTGCTGGTGAAGGCGCTCGGCTTGGAGGCTGGAGGAAAGGTGAGCAGGCTGTCGCAGCGCTGGCAGAGGGAGGAGCTGCAGGACAGACCACAGTTTTGGCACTTGGATAGGGCAGACTCTTTGGCAGGGGGCGAGCGCTTGTGGTAGAGAGGGTGGGCATCGTTTCTGACCAGCCACACTTCTGGCCGCAGAGCATCCTGCCTACGGTACGTGGCCCTAGGTTCCGAGTCTGTGTACAGATCCACGTCATCCTGAGTGGAGAAGTGTGTGCCACGCAGCAGGCCAAGGCCATTGCTAGAGGAGGGGGGTAGAAGGTCATCTGGGCTGCCATGGGGGGAGCTGGACATGGTCAGGAGTGAGGGGGATGGGCGGATGATCTCATCCTTGAGGTCATCCCCCAAGTCTGCTGCCACAGGCTCCTTCCGCAGGCTCAATGAGGTCTTCAGTGGCGGCTTCCTGCTCTCCCAGTAGCTGTCATAGGCATCCACTGACCTCGAGGGCTTGGTCACACGGGGCTTGTAGTAGTCCTTGGCCGCCCGCTCACTGGCTGACTTCTGGAGCGCCACACGGGCCATCGAAGCTGTCAGGTGTTCCCTGCCCTCAGCCCGCCGCCGCAGGGCATCTGAGCAGCCACGCACGTCCTCCGTGCTGCTCTTGCGCTCGCTCACGATGTCCAGCTCAGAGTAGCCCTTGTCCTTCACCTGTGAGTGGATCTCCAGCATCTGCTCACACTCAACCTTGGCCAGAAAAAGCTCAAAGGAGACCATCTTCACCTGCAGGGTCTCCACAAGCTCCTTGAGCTTGTACACAGTCCCCAGCTCAGGCACATAGCCCATGTAATTCAGGATGGCTCGGATGTCCTCTTCTAGCAATGTTGACTTGACGTAGTAAACGAAAGGGCCCGTGTATGTCTAGGGGAAGGAAGAGGGCAGAAAAAGAGGTGGTGTTTTCTcttaaaaacacaatagagaCTGTGTCAAAGCAAAGGACATCCCAAGTCTGAAGAGGAACATgtagggagaggaaagggaagggcAGGATCTCAGTAGCTCCTCACTACAGAAGGCAGAAGCTAACACTTCCTAACAGCCTAGAGTGTGGGGCAAGGAAATTACACATcagccccatttttttttttttttttttttttaaagatgactagtaaggggatcttaacccttggtttggtgttgtcagcaccacgttctccaaagtgagccaaacagccatctctatatagggatctgaacccatggcctcggtgtatatcagcaccacactctcctaagtgagccacgggccagccctcagctCTGTTTTTAAATGGAGGGAACAAAACCACCAGCTCGCTACATATAGCACAAAGGCTCTGCTCCATATGAAGAGGAAGCCAGGATGAAGGCGGATGAATACAGGGGATCAGATTATAGGAAGAACATCCAATAAGCACTGAGAATATGCCTTTCTGGCATTTCCATGAAGGTCTGAATGATATGTCAGACTTAAGAGCCTGACTTGGTGGAAACTCTCCTGTGTTCCCTGCCACGaatcctctctctctcaaattcaaccccccccccccccccacttgcCACCACTTAGTCCAAACCATCTCTCAGCTTGCTCGGACATCTGCAACAGCCTCCTAACCATCTCCTCACCTGACTCATGCTCTCTACAGTCTATTTCCCATACAACAGCCAGAGGAGCCCTTTCAAACGTAGGCCAGCACTTCCCAAGCCCTCTGCCCTGGGCTCCAAGAGTGCTGCCTGCCTTTCTGACCTCAGCTTAAGATATGGCACCAGG contains the following coding sequences:
- the SPATA2 gene encoding spermatogenesis-associated protein 2 translates to MGKPSSMDTKYKDDLFRKYIQFHESKVDTTPSKQRPSSDEYLRVAASTLLSLHKVDPFYRFRLIQFYEVVESSLRSLSSSSLRALHCAFSMLETVGVNLFLYPWKKEFRSIKTYTGPFVYYVKSTLLEEDIRAILNYMGYVPELGTVYKLKELVETLQVKMVSFELFLAKVECEQMLEIHSQVKDKGYSELDIVSERKSSTEDVRGCSDALRRRAEGREHLTASMARVALQKSASERAAKDYYKPRVTKPSRSVDAYDSYWESRKPPLKTSLSLRKEPVAADLGDDLKDEIIRPSPSLLTMSSSPHGSPDDLLPPSSSNGLGLLRGTHFSTQDDVDLYTDSEPRATYRRQDALRPEVWLVRNDAHPLYHKRSPPAKESALSKCQNCGLSCSSSLCQRCDSLLTFPPASKPSAFTSKASAHDSLAHGASLREKYPGQTQGLDRLTHLHSKPKSSSTVTSRCGFCNRPGATNTCTQCSKVSCDTCLSAYHYDPCCKKSELHKFMPNNQLNYKSTQFSHLVYR